From the genome of Paracidovorax avenae:
CCGCTGGATCTCTGAACGCGCGGGCCGGCAGGTCAGCGGGAACGCATCACCGCCTGCGCCACCAGAGGAACAGCGCCAGGAACGTGAGGCCGAAGAACAGCGGAATCCAGGCCATGAAGGTTTCCAGCAGCGACGAGGGGCGCATGCCGGACCAGACCTCGATGCGCACCCGGTCGATGCGCAGGTTGCGGGCCGCAGCGAATTCCGCCACGGGCGCGAGCTTGCGGTCGGTCTTGAAGCTCACGGGCGGCGCGGCACCGGCCATTTCCACCGGCTGGCCGGCACGCAGGCCCTTGGCCACGATCTCCGGCACGACGTTCAGGCGCGCGCCGTTGTCGATGGACCAGCCCGCCATCCAGCGCGAGCCGGCCTCGCCGTCGGCCAGGGCGACGCCCGAGATGCGCAGCACCACGGTGTAGGGGTTGCCGCTGGCGGGCAGGTCGATCTCCTGGCCCGTATAGGACTGGGTGTCGGCGAACGGCATGCCGCCGGGTGGCAGTCCCGCGGCGGCGACCACCCCCTTCTTTTCCTGGAACCGTGCCAGCCTGGCCAGCGCATCGGGAGGCATTTCCTGGGTGGCGACCACGCGCCGGCCCCAGGCCTCTTCTTTCGCGTGCGCGCACGGTGGCACCAGCAAGGCGGCGAGGAGCAACAGTGCGGCAGCGAGGCCACGGGAGACCGGGAGGACGGCAGGGATCGGGAAGGGTTGCATGGTGCGGCGCCTGGAGCGGGATCGGTGCGGCAACGCGGCCGCGGCGGGGAGTGTATCCAGGCGAGGCCCGGCGGCGGATTCCGGGCGGCGGCGCGCGCGAAGCGGTAGCATGCGGGCCGTGCCTGTCCCACCGTCCCCCCCGCCCTCCCCCGCCCCGTCCGTCCCGGCGCCCCGCTCCTCCAGCATCTACCAGCATCCCGGTTTCCTCGCGTTCATCGTGGCGCGGGTGGCCGCCATGTTCGCCACGCAGGTGCAGGCGGTGGTGGTGGCCTGGCAGGTGTACGACCTGACCCGCGAACCCATGGCGCTGGCCTGCGTGGGGCTGGCGCAGTTCCTGCCCATGCTGGCGCTGCTGCTGCCCGCCGGGGACCTGATCGACCGCGTGCAGCGCAAGCGCATTCTTTGCGCGAGCTGGGCCGTGGGCGCCGTGTGCAGCGCCGCGCTGTGGTGGCTCGCCGGGCACGGCGCCGCGGGGGTGGCGGGTATCTATGCGGTGCTGGTGCTGTTCGGCGCCTCGCGCGCGTTCTCGGCCCCTGCGCTGCAGAGCCTGCTGCCGCAGGTGGTGCCGCGGGAGCGGCTGGCCTCGGCCATCGCGGCCAATTCCATGCTGATGCGCACGGCGGCCATCGCCGGCCCGTTCCTGGGCGGCCTGCTGTATGCGGCCGGCGGCGGCGAGCTGACATATGCCGTGTGCCTGGTGGCGTTCGCCGTGGGGGCCGCGCTGATGCTGCGGGTGCCGGTGGCGCATGCGGCCCCGACGGGGCCGGTGCTGGGCACGATGCGCGAGCGCTTCGGCGAAGGCATCCGCTTCATCCGGTCGCGGCCCATCATCCTGGGCACGATCTCGCTGGACCTGTTCGCCGTGCTGCTGGGCGGCGTGATCGCGCTGCTGCCCATCTACGCGCACGAGGTGCTGCACGTGGGACCGGAAGGCCTGGGTGCGCTGCGCAGCGCCATGGCCATGGGCGAGGTGGGCATGGGCTTCTACCTGAGCATGCGGCCGTTCAACCGCCGGGTGGGCGCGACGATGTTCATCGCGGTGGCCGTATTCGGCGTGGCCAACCTGGTGTTCGCCTTCTCGACCGTGTTCTGGCTGTCGTTCGCGGCGCTGGTGGTCGCGGGCGCGGCGGACATGGTGAGCGTGTACATCCGCGGCTCGCTGGTGCAGTTCTCCACGCCCGACGCCATGCGCGGCCGGGTGAGCGCGGTGAACATGCTGTTCATCGGCTCATCCAACGAACTGGGGGAATTCCGCGCCGGCACCAGCGCCGCCTGGCTGGGCACCGTGCCCGCGGCCGTGGTGGGTGGCCTGTGCACGCTCGGCGTGGTGGGGGCCTGGGCCTGGATGTTCAAGCCGCTGCGGCGGGTGGACCGCTTCGAGGAGGCATCGCCCCAGGCGGGTGCCGAGCCTCCCCATCGCCACTGATTCCCAATAACCCTTTTGCGAGTGTGGTATTTTTACCAATTCACGGCTGCGGCCTTTCGCGGAAATAGGGCTTCTACCGAAATGCGAGACCATCGTTCTCTGATGGAATCAATTTTTCGGGAGAACCCAATGAACAAAGACGCAAAAGTGCGCACCCAGCTGACGGTGGCTTTCGGCACGATGGGGGTGCTGATCCTCTTCATGTCGCTGTTCGGCCTCACGGCGCTGGGCGACGCGACCACGCGCTTCCAGGACTATGTGCATGGCATCGGAGCGCGCACGGCGATCACGGCCCAGTTGCGCACCGCCATCGACGAGCGCGCCATCGCCGCGCGCAACATCGTGCTGGCGACCACGCCGGCCGAGGTGCAGACGGAGAAGTCGCGCGGCGAGCAGGCCCATGCCCAGGTCCAGAAATCGATGGCGGAGCTCAAGCAGCTGATGGCGCAGGCCACCAACACCTCCGACAAGGCGCGCGCGCTGGTGGCGCAGATGGACCGGATCGAACAGAGCTATGCGCCCGTCGCGCTCGGGATCATCGACCTGGCGGCGCGCGGCGAGCGCGAAGCCGCCATCACCAAGCTGAACCGGGAATGCCGTCCGCTGCTCGACCAGTTCGCGGCGGTCACCTCCGAGTACGCACAGCTGTCCCAGAGCAAGGCCCACGAGCTGGCCGACGACGCCGAGAGCCGGCTCGGGACGGAACGGGCCGCGCTGATCGCTGCCGCCGTACTGGCTTTCGTCATCGCCACCGTGGCAGGCCTCGTCATCACGCGCCGGCTGACCGGTGCGCTGGGCGGCGAGCCCGCGGAACTGCGGCAGATCGCCGAGCAGGTGGCCAGCGGCGATCTCTCCCCCATGCAGCGCCAGGGCGCGATCGTGCCCGGCAGCGTGCTGGCCTCGCTGGCGAGCATGCATTCGACGCTGGCGCATATCGTGACCGACGTGCGGCTCGCCTCGGATTCGATCAATACAGGGTCCAGCGAGATCGCCACCGGCAACGCGGACCTGAGCCGGCGCACGGAGCTGCAGGCCAGCGCCCTGCAGGAAACGGCATCGGCCATGGACGAGCTGAGCGCGACGGTCCGCCACAACGCGGACAACGCCCGCGCCGCGAGCCAGCTGGCGACCGGCGCCACCGACGTGGCGAACCGCGGCGGCCGGATCGTCGAGCAGGTGGTGGACACCATGCAGGAGATCAGCGCCAGCTCCCGCCAGATCACGGACATCACCGGGGTGATCGACAGCATCGCGTTCCAGACCAACATCCTGGCGCTGAACGCGGCCGTGGAGGCGGCGCGCGCGGGCGAGCAGGGGCGCGGCTTCGCCGTGGTCGCCGCCGAGGTCCGCACGCTGGCGCAGCGCAGCGCGCAGGCGGCCAAGGAGATCCGGGCGCTGATCCTGGGCAGCGTGGAGAAGGTGGACCGGGGGGCCAGCCTGGTTTCCCAGGCGGGAACCACCATGGCCGAGATCGTGACGGAGATCCGCCGCGTGAGCGAAATCGTGGGCGAGATCAGCGTGGCGAGCGCCGAGCAGAGCGACGGCGTGCTGCAGGTGGGCCAGGCCGTGGCGCAGATGGACCAGGCCACGCAGCAGAATGCCGCGCTGGTGGAGGAAGGCGCCGCGGCGGCGGCCAGCCTGCGCGACCAGGCCCGGCGGCTGGACCAATCGGTGTCGGTCTTCCGCGTGCCGGGCGTCGCGGGTGCCCTGGGCGGCGCGGCGTCCGCACACCGGCTGGCGATGTCCTGACCGGGCGCGGGGTACGGCCCGCGCCGGCGCCTCCGGGGGCATCGATCGGTGGACTGCGCACTAGAATCCGCGCCACCCTTCCCTCCCCCTCGACGCGCTCTTGTCCATGCACTCCGCCACGGCCCGCGGCCCAGCCGCCCTTTTCCGCTCCCACCGCAGGCCGGCACGGGGCGCCGGATGGATGGCCGGGCTGCTGCTGGCCACCTGGGCCGCCGCGGCCACGGGCGCGTCGCCCATCAAGGCACGGGAAGCAGCCCGGCCCGCACCGCGGGCGGCCGACACCTCGGTACTGCATGTCTGGCACTGCTGGGCCTCGCCCGGCGAGCACCAGCGCAGCGCGGTGCTGGCGCGGCATCTGGCGCGGCACGGCCTGCACTGGACGATCGAGGAACCGGTGTGCGGCAACGGCAACAGCGCGCTGTCGGTGTTCACCCAGCGTTTCCAGCACCGGCTGCCGCGTCCCGCCGCGGTGATGACTGCGGGCGAAGGCGCACCGCCGCTGGCCGCCAAGGGCCTGCTGCTGCCGCTGGATGCGGTCGCGCGCGAGCAGGAGTGGGAAGAGGTGGTGCCCCACGCGCTGCAGGAATGGGCGCGCTTTCGCGGGCACTGGATCGCCGCGCCGCTGTCCGTGCATTCCACCAACCTGCTGTGGTTCAACAAGCCCCTGCTCGACCGCCTGGGCGGCACCGTGCCCGACACCTGGGACGAACTGCTGGCGCTGCTCGCCCGCGCGCAGGAAGCGGGCATCGTGCCGGTGGGGATCGGCGCCGATGCGTGGGAATACTCGTTCTGGTTCGAGTCCGTGGCGGCCGGCGCGGGCGGCGCGGAGTTCTACCGGCGGTTCTTCCTGGAGCACGACCGGCGCGCCTATGACGAAGCCGTCGTGATGCGGATCTTCGCGCGCATGGCGCAGCTGCGGCCCTACCTGCGTGCCAACGCAGCCTCCCGCGACTGGAGCAGCGCCAGCGGCCTGGTCGAACAGGGCAAGGCGCTGCTGCAGATGCAGGGCAGCTGGCTGAACGGCGAACTGCGCCAGCGCGGGATGGAGGCCGGGCAGGACTACCTGTGCCCGCGCTTCCCGGACACGCAGGGCATGGTGCTCTACATCGGCGACCAGATCGGCTTCGTGCGCGGCGCGCAGGTGGACCCGGCCGCGCAGCGTACGTTCATGCGCATGGCGATGGACCCGGATTTCCAGCGCGAGATGGGCATCGCCAGCGGCGCGGCACCCGCGCGCGTGGACGTGCCCGACACCGGCGCCGATGCGTGCGGCCGCCAGGCCATCCGGGACCTGCGCAGCGCCAACATGCGGCGCACCGTGCTCGCGTCCTTCTCGGCGCTGTCACCGCGCTCGGTGCAGCAGCACATCAACGACATCGTCATGCAGCACCTGCAGGGACGCATCGACGATGCGCGCGCCACGCAGCGGCTCAAGGACCTGATCCTGGGCACCGGGCCGGTCGGGCCCGAGCGCTGAGGGGCGCCGGCACGGCGCCGCCCATTTGCTATCACTCCAATAGCACTCCATCCATTGCAGGCAGCGGATAGAGCGCTTTTCTCCTGATGAGATGGACGGCACGCGGCGATACATCTGTGTCCGCCGGGTAAAACCTCGCGCACCCCCTTGCAGGGCCCTGCGCGGCGGCGCACCATGCGCCCCACAGCCACTCTTCCTCCAACACCATGCTGTCCTTCGTGAACGCCGCTGCTGCCCGTGCCGCGTCCCTGCGCGGCCCCGAAGACCCCGAGCCCGGGCACCCCGTTATCGGGCGCCGCCAATGGCTCGCCACCGCCGCCGTGGGTCTGTGCGGTGCCGCAGGGCTCACGCTGGCCGCGCCGCCCGGAGCCTTCGCCGCCGAAAGCGACCGCGATGCGCCCCGCTCCCCCGCGGAGGGCGCGCGCCTGCTGGACCGGCTCACCTGGGGCGCCAATGCCGCGGCGCTGGAGGGCCTGCAGCGCATCGGACCGGCGGCCACGGTGGCGGCGCTGCTGCGCCCCGGGCCCAACGCCCCGCTGCCGCCCGAGGCGCAGGCGCAGATCGACGCCATGGCCATCACCCGCACGCCGATGGAGTCCCTGGCCATCGACATGCAGGCCCGCCAGCAAGCCATCAGGAACGAACCCACCGAGGACGCCCGCAAGGCCGCCCAGGACGCCTACCAGCGCGACATGCGTGCGCTGCAGCGCGAGGCCGAGCGGCGCTTCGTGCTGCGGGCCGTGTACTCCCCGGCGCAGCTGCAGGAGAAGATGACCTGGTTCTGGATGAACCATTTCAACGTGTTTGCCGGCAAGGCCGACATCCGCGCCATGGTGGGCGACTACGAGGACCGCGCCATCCGCCCGCATGCACTGGGGCGCTTCCGCGACCTGCTGGGCGCCACGGTGCGGCATCCGGCCATGCTGCGCTACCTGGACAACGCGCAGAACGCCGCCCGCCGCATCAACGAGAACTACGCACGCGAGCTGATGGAGCTGCACACGCTGGGCGTGGATGGCGGCTACAGCCAGCACGACGTGCAGGAGATGGCGCGCGTGCTCACCGGCCACGGCGTGTCGCTGCGGCCGCTGGACGAACCGCCACCGAAGCTCAAGCCCGAATGGGCGCGCCAGTACGTGCGCCGCGGCCTGTACGAGTTCCATCCGCAGCGCCACGACTGGGACCCGAAGGAGCTGCTCGGCCAGCCGCTGCAGGGCCAGGGCATGGCCGAACTGGACGAGGCGCTGGACCGGCTCGCCCGCGCACCGGCCACCGCGCGCTTCGTGACCCGCAAGATGGCCGCCTACCTGGTGGGCGACGCACCGCCGCCCGCCCTGCTGCAGGCGATGGCCGAGCGCTTCCAGCAGACCGACGGCCATATCGGCGCGGTGCTGCAGACGCTGTTCATGAGCGAGGCGTTCCAGGCGTCGCTCGGCACCCGGCTGCGCGACCCCGTGCAGTACGTGATGGCCGGCCTGCGACTGGGCTACTCCGACCGCGTGCTGGCCAATCCCGATCCGGCGCTCTCGTGGCTGCAGCGCCTTGCCGAGCCGCTCTACGGCCGCGTCACGCCGGACGGCTATCCGCTGGATGCCGCCGCCTGGACCAGTTCCGGCCAGATGGCCGTGCGCTTCGAGATCGCGCGGGCACTGGGCGGGGCCGGGACCGGCGCGCTCTACCGCCCGGAAGGGGCGCCGCCGCCGAAGGTGCAGCCCCCCGCGATCGCGCAGAACGCCGCCTTCCGCGCCATGGAGCCGCAACTGGCGCCGGCCACGCGCGTGGCGCTGGCGCGTGCCGGTTCGCCCACGGAATGGAACACTTTCTTGCTGTCCGCCCCCGAATTCATGTACGCCTGATGGCCGCTCCGGGCGTTGCGAATGCGACCGCCCCCAGCTCCCCGATGACCCAGGAAAGGCCTGCCATGACGCACCCCGCTTCCCCCCGACCCTCTTCCCTGCCCCGCGATGCGGCCGATGCCGTGACGGGCCTTGCCGGCATCGCGCCCACGCGCCGGCGCTGCCTGCAGGCGCTCGCCGCGCTGGCCGCACCGGGCGTGCTGCAGGCCAGCCTGGCGGCCACGCCGCAGGGTGCCACGGACGCGCGCTTCCTGCTCGTCTTCCTGCGCGGCGGCTACGACTGCGCGAGCCTGCTGGTCCCCACCTCCAGCGACTTCTACTACGAGAGCCGCCCGAACATCGCCATTGCCCGCCCCGGCGCCGAGGGCGGCGCCCTGCAGCTCACCGCCGACTGGGGCCTGCACCCGGCGCTGGCCGGTTCGCTGCAGCCGCTCTACGCGAAAAAACAGGTCGCGTTCGTGCCGTTCTCGGGCACCGACGATCTCACGCGCAGCCACTTCGACACGCAGGACAGCATCGAGCTGGGCCAGCCCGTGGGCGCGCGGCGCGACTACCGCTCGGGCTTCCTGAACCGGCTGGCACTGGAGCTCGGCGCCCAGCCGCGCTGGCACGACCATCTCTCGCCCATGGCCTTCACCGACACGCTGCCGCTGGTGCTGCGCGGCGGCTACGACGTGCCCAACACCGCCCTGGCCGCGGCCGGCGTGTCCAAGCCGGGCATCGACGAACGGCAGGCGGGACTGATCGCCTCCATGTACCAGGGCACGCCGCTGGCCGCGCCCGTGGCCGAGGGTTTCCAGACGCGCGACGAGGTGGCGCGCACCATGCAGGGCGAGATGGATGCCGCCAGCCGCAACGCCCTCAGCACCAAGGGATTCGAGGGCACGGCGCGGCGCATGGCCCGCCTCATGCAGTCGCGCTACAACCTGGGCTTCGTGGACGTGGGCGGCTGGGATACGCACGTGGGCCAGGGCAATGCCACGGGCGCGCTGGCCAACCGCTTCGAGGAACTGGGCCGGGGCCTCGCCGCCTTCGCCGACGAGATGGGCCCTGCCTGGGACCGCACCACGGTGGTCGTGGTGAGCGAGTTCGGCCGCACCTTCCGCGAGAACGGCAACCGCGGCACGGACCACGGGCACGGCAGCGTGCTGTGGGTGCTGGGCGGCGGCATTGCCGGCGGGCGCATCGCGGGCGAGCAGCAGGCGCTGACCGCGACCACGCTGTTCCAGAACCGCGACTACCCCGTGCTCAACGACTACCGCGGCGTGCTGGGCGGCATCTTCGGGCGCATGTACGGGCTGAACGGGAATGCGCTGGCCCGGGTGTTCCCGGGCGCGAAGCCGAAGGATCTGCGGCTGGCGTGACGGATGCCGGGCGGGCCCCGGCCTGGAACCGTGGCCGCGCCGTGTCTCAGCCCTGTGCCGGCGTATCGGACTGGAACACGCCAGCCAGCAACTCCGGCAACCGATCCCGGCCCATGCGGAACCCGCACGCCTGCGCGTGCCCTCCGCCGCCCATGCGGGTGGCGAGCACCGAGCAGTCGTAGCCGCGCTGCGAGCGCAGGCCGACCTTGACCTGCCCGTCCTTGCCGACGGTCCACATCAGCGCGAAGGTGCCGGACTGCTGGGAGAGCATCTCGCCGATCAGGCTGTGGAACGCACCCGGTGCGTTGACCATCAGGCCCTGTTCGCCGTCGAACACGAGCGGCTGCGCGCCGCCGGCCACGTCGGCGGCAAGGTGGCGGAATTTCTCGTCCATGGCCTCGCCGCGCGCGACGAAGGCCTGCGTCTGGTCCGGCATGAAACGGGCGATGGCGTCCCAGCGCGCGAAGTCGAACGGTTCCATGTCCAGCGCGGCGACGTAGCCGGCGGTCTCGGGGTACTTCCAGTTCCAGAGGTCGCGGTCTTCGATGTAGCGCACCAGATCGGGCAGCGGCGCCTCCGCATGGAAGAAGTCCCAGGCGAGGCGCGCGCCCGACTTGTCCATGTCGAAATGGACCACGCCGCAGCGGCAGGCGAAGCCGGTGAGCTGTTCGGCAGCGCTCTTGTGGTGGTCCAGCATCACGAGGCGGGCGGCGCGTTCGTCGATGGCGTGCAGCAGTTCGGGCGGGAACGAGAAATCCAGGATGTACACATACCGCCCTTCGAGGGGCGGCAGATCCTCCACCGACTTCGCCTGGCCGTGGGACATGCCCACGCATTCGACCTCGCCGCCGTAGTAGCGCCAGGCGGCCAGCGCGGCGCCGAAGCCGTCGGCACAGCGGCCGTGGTAGAGCACCAGGGGGGAAGGATCGTCCTGCGACGGGGCCATGAGCAGGGTCTGGGGCAGCAGGGTGCGCGCGGTGGCGGGTGCGGGGGCGGAAGTCGTCGTGGTCATAGGGGCGCGATTGTCGGCGACATCGGGGCTGGCGCGCTCGCGCGCGGCGCGGAACAATGTCGCAATCGGCGGGGCATGCATCCGATGCCGCACCGCCCTGCCCCTCCCTTCACTCCGCCCGAGGAGCCCCAACATGCCCGCCATCCACCCCTTCCGCCCCGGCTGCAAGGCACCTGCCCGCCTGGCCTGCACCGGCCTGCTGGCGGCCGCGCTGGCGCTCGCGGGATGCGCCAGCGCGGTGCCCGCGCCCCCCAGCGCGGATCCGGCCGAGGTGCAGCGCCATGCGGCCGACCTGGCCGAATGCCAGCGCTATGCGCAGCAGATCGGGGTGGTGATCGAGACGCTGGACGGCATGCTGACCGGCGCGCTGGTGCTGGCGTCGCTGGCCTGGTCCGCGGGCGGCAGCCACGATGCGGTGCGCGACTGGGCCGTGGCGGGCGGCGCGCTCGGCGCCACCCAGGGCCTGCAGCCACTGGAGCGCCGCCGCCGCGCGGTGGACAGCTGCATGCAGGCGCGCGGCCATGCGGCCGGGCCCTACCCCGGGGCGCCGCTCCCTCCGCCGCCCGCCGAACCCGCTCCCGGTACGGTGACCGGGCCCGCGCTGCCCGCCATCGCGCTGGGGGTGGACAGTTTCAGCGCCCAGCAGCTGGCGCGCGCCCAGGCCTGCAGCGCCCAGCCGGTCGCGGCGCTGGCCGCCAAGGGGCCGGGCTTCGAGACCTATACCGTGGCCTGCGACAGCGGCGACGCGCTGGCGATCCGCTGCGAGTTCGGCAACTGCCGCGTGCTGCGCTGAGCGGCCGGGCCGCGGTGCATGCGCGCCGGGGTATGCTGCGCGCCCGATGCCGCTTCCGACCGCCCCCCGCCATCCTCCCCTGGCCATCCTCCGGCAGGACGACGACCTCGTCGCCGTGTACAAGCCCGCCGGCTGGCTGGTGCACCGCACGGGGCTGGACGCGGGCGAGACCCGCTTCGTGATGCAGGCGCTGCGCGACCAGCTGGGCCGCCGCGTGTATCCGGTGCACCGGCTCGACAAGGGCACCTGCGGGGTGCTGGTGATGGGGCTGCACGCGGAGGCGGCCCGCGCGCTGTCGCAGGCCTTCGAGCACCACCGGGTGGAAAAGCGCTACCTGGCCCTGGTGCGCGGCCATGCGCCGGACCGGGTGCAGGTGGACCATGCCCTGCGCCCGGACGATGCACCGCCCGATGCCGCCGTCCAGCCGGCCCGCACGGCGCTGCGCTGCCTCGCGCGGCTGGAACTGCCCGAGGCCAGCGACGCGCGCTTCGCCACCACGCGGGCCTCGCTGGTGGAAGCCCTGCCGGAAACCGGCCGCCGGCACCAGATCCGCCGGCACCTCAAGCACATCGCCCACCCGATCCTGGGCGACGCCACCCACGGCAAGGGACCGCTGAACCGCTGGTGGGCCCGGCGGCTGGGCCTGCAGCGGCTCTGGCTGCACGCCTGGCGGCTGGCGCTGCCGCATCCCGCGACGGGCGACATGCTGGTCATTGACAGCGGCCTGCACGGCGGGCCGCTGCCCGGCGGGCCGGCTGCGCCGGACGGGGCAGGCCCGGCGGACGTGTCGGCAGATCTGCCGGCGGGTTCGCCCGACCTGCACGACTGGCAGGCACGCGTGCTGAGCCTCGACTGGGTGCCCTGCGGCGATGCGGCCGCCCCGGAACGCTGACCCGAATCCACCGGGGAACGCGAGGGCCGGGCCCGGCAGCAAGGCCTTGCCGCGTCCGGGTAGGCGCCGTCCTACCTGCTGTCGCGACGGGTGCTGCCGGAATGCCGGTTGCCCGCAGCGCACAGTCGGGGCCACTTCCGAGGACTTGACTTCCGCCATGCACAGCACCGCACCCCGCCTTCACGGCCGGAGATTCCAGGCACCTTCCGGCGCATGCCGGCACGGGGGCGCCGCATGATGGAGTGGTGGGATGTGGTCCTGTCCACGACGGCCGGCGAATTCTCCGACCTGCCCGACCTGGAGCAGGCCACGCGCATCGTGGTGCGCCTGGGCATGGCCGGCCTGCTCGGCGGGCTGCTGGGCTGGGAGCGCGAGCACCGCGGCAAGGCCGCCGGGGTGCGCACGCACATGCTGGTGTCGATGGGCGCGGCGCTGTTCGTGCTGGTGGCCGAGCAGGAAGGCATCGCACCGGCGGACAACAGCCGCGTGCTGCAGGGCATCATCGCGGGCGTGGGCTTCCTGGGTGCCGGCACCATCCTCAAGAGCGATGGCGCGCACCAGATCCGCGGGCTCACCACCGCCGCCGGCATCTGGCTGACCGCGGCGATCGGCGTGGCGGCGGGCCTGGGCCGCGAGGCCACGGCGCTGCTGAGCACGCTGCTGGCGCTGCTGGTGCTGGCCGCGGAGCCGCTGGCGCAGCGGCTGCTGCACCGGCGCAGCACTCCGGCGGAGAGCGATGCGGCGGCAGCCGGAGAACGCCAGGCCGCGGCCGGTGCGCGCTCGCCCTCGTCCTCGTCGGACCACGGCAGCGAAACAGGCTCCACCGGCGGCGGTCCGCCCCCGGCATCCTGAACAGTTCCGCCCTCGCCTTCTCCATCGGCTGCCCTGGCCGTTCGGGCAGCTTCGGCCTGCGGGCCCATGGCCCATCAGCGTCCCTTGCGGTGCGCGGCCGGATCACCGGAAAAATGCGGTCCCGCGCCCGAAGCCCCCAGGGTGTCGTCCGGATTGCGCAGCGGGCAGGCGCGCAGGGACAGGCACCCGCAGCCGATGCAGCCGTCGAGCTGGTCGCGCAGGCGCGTGAGCGTGGC
Proteins encoded in this window:
- a CDS encoding DUF1800 domain-containing protein, with amino-acid sequence MLSFVNAAAARAASLRGPEDPEPGHPVIGRRQWLATAAVGLCGAAGLTLAAPPGAFAAESDRDAPRSPAEGARLLDRLTWGANAAALEGLQRIGPAATVAALLRPGPNAPLPPEAQAQIDAMAITRTPMESLAIDMQARQQAIRNEPTEDARKAAQDAYQRDMRALQREAERRFVLRAVYSPAQLQEKMTWFWMNHFNVFAGKADIRAMVGDYEDRAIRPHALGRFRDLLGATVRHPAMLRYLDNAQNAARRINENYARELMELHTLGVDGGYSQHDVQEMARVLTGHGVSLRPLDEPPPKLKPEWARQYVRRGLYEFHPQRHDWDPKELLGQPLQGQGMAELDEALDRLARAPATARFVTRKMAAYLVGDAPPPALLQAMAERFQQTDGHIGAVLQTLFMSEAFQASLGTRLRDPVQYVMAGLRLGYSDRVLANPDPALSWLQRLAEPLYGRVTPDGYPLDAAAWTSSGQMAVRFEIARALGGAGTGALYRPEGAPPPKVQPPAIAQNAAFRAMEPQLAPATRVALARAGSPTEWNTFLLSAPEFMYA
- a CDS encoding pseudouridine synthase → MPLPTAPRHPPLAILRQDDDLVAVYKPAGWLVHRTGLDAGETRFVMQALRDQLGRRVYPVHRLDKGTCGVLVMGLHAEAARALSQAFEHHRVEKRYLALVRGHAPDRVQVDHALRPDDAPPDAAVQPARTALRCLARLELPEASDARFATTRASLVEALPETGRRHQIRRHLKHIAHPILGDATHGKGPLNRWWARRLGLQRLWLHAWRLALPHPATGDMLVIDSGLHGGPLPGGPAAPDGAGPADVSADLPAGSPDLHDWQARVLSLDWVPCGDAAAPER
- a CDS encoding DUF1501 domain-containing protein; this encodes MTHPASPRPSSLPRDAADAVTGLAGIAPTRRRCLQALAALAAPGVLQASLAATPQGATDARFLLVFLRGGYDCASLLVPTSSDFYYESRPNIAIARPGAEGGALQLTADWGLHPALAGSLQPLYAKKQVAFVPFSGTDDLTRSHFDTQDSIELGQPVGARRDYRSGFLNRLALELGAQPRWHDHLSPMAFTDTLPLVLRGGYDVPNTALAAAGVSKPGIDERQAGLIASMYQGTPLAAPVAEGFQTRDEVARTMQGEMDAASRNALSTKGFEGTARRMARLMQSRYNLGFVDVGGWDTHVGQGNATGALANRFEELGRGLAAFADEMGPAWDRTTVVVVSEFGRTFRENGNRGTDHGHGSVLWVLGGGIAGGRIAGEQQALTATTLFQNRDYPVLNDYRGVLGGIFGRMYGLNGNALARVFPGAKPKDLRLA
- a CDS encoding ABC transporter substrate-binding protein, with translation MAGLLLATWAAAATGASPIKAREAARPAPRAADTSVLHVWHCWASPGEHQRSAVLARHLARHGLHWTIEEPVCGNGNSALSVFTQRFQHRLPRPAAVMTAGEGAPPLAAKGLLLPLDAVAREQEWEEVVPHALQEWARFRGHWIAAPLSVHSTNLLWFNKPLLDRLGGTVPDTWDELLALLARAQEAGIVPVGIGADAWEYSFWFESVAAGAGGAEFYRRFFLEHDRRAYDEAVVMRIFARMAQLRPYLRANAASRDWSSASGLVEQGKALLQMQGSWLNGELRQRGMEAGQDYLCPRFPDTQGMVLYIGDQIGFVRGAQVDPAAQRTFMRMAMDPDFQREMGIASGAAPARVDVPDTGADACGRQAIRDLRSANMRRTVLASFSALSPRSVQQHINDIVMQHLQGRIDDARATQRLKDLILGTGPVGPER
- a CDS encoding MFS transporter produces the protein MRAVPVPPSPPPSPAPSVPAPRSSSIYQHPGFLAFIVARVAAMFATQVQAVVVAWQVYDLTREPMALACVGLAQFLPMLALLLPAGDLIDRVQRKRILCASWAVGAVCSAALWWLAGHGAAGVAGIYAVLVLFGASRAFSAPALQSLLPQVVPRERLASAIAANSMLMRTAAIAGPFLGGLLYAAGGGELTYAVCLVAFAVGAALMLRVPVAHAAPTGPVLGTMRERFGEGIRFIRSRPIILGTISLDLFAVLLGGVIALLPIYAHEVLHVGPEGLGALRSAMAMGEVGMGFYLSMRPFNRRVGATMFIAVAVFGVANLVFAFSTVFWLSFAALVVAGAADMVSVYIRGSLVQFSTPDAMRGRVSAVNMLFIGSSNELGEFRAGTSAAWLGTVPAAVVGGLCTLGVVGAWAWMFKPLRRVDRFEEASPQAGAEPPHRH
- a CDS encoding methyl-accepting chemotaxis protein — encoded protein: MNKDAKVRTQLTVAFGTMGVLILFMSLFGLTALGDATTRFQDYVHGIGARTAITAQLRTAIDERAIAARNIVLATTPAEVQTEKSRGEQAHAQVQKSMAELKQLMAQATNTSDKARALVAQMDRIEQSYAPVALGIIDLAARGEREAAITKLNRECRPLLDQFAAVTSEYAQLSQSKAHELADDAESRLGTERAALIAAAVLAFVIATVAGLVITRRLTGALGGEPAELRQIAEQVASGDLSPMQRQGAIVPGSVLASLASMHSTLAHIVTDVRLASDSINTGSSEIATGNADLSRRTELQASALQETASAMDELSATVRHNADNARAASQLATGATDVANRGGRIVEQVVDTMQEISASSRQITDITGVIDSIAFQTNILALNAAVEAARAGEQGRGFAVVAAEVRTLAQRSAQAAKEIRALILGSVEKVDRGASLVSQAGTTMAEIVTEIRRVSEIVGEISVASAEQSDGVLQVGQAVAQMDQATQQNAALVEEGAAAAASLRDQARRLDQSVSVFRVPGVAGALGGAASAHRLAMS
- a CDS encoding DHH family phosphoesterase, whose translation is MTTTTSAPAPATARTLLPQTLLMAPSQDDPSPLVLYHGRCADGFGAALAAWRYYGGEVECVGMSHGQAKSVEDLPPLEGRYVYILDFSFPPELLHAIDERAARLVMLDHHKSAAEQLTGFACRCGVVHFDMDKSGARLAWDFFHAEAPLPDLVRYIEDRDLWNWKYPETAGYVAALDMEPFDFARWDAIARFMPDQTQAFVARGEAMDEKFRHLAADVAGGAQPLVFDGEQGLMVNAPGAFHSLIGEMLSQQSGTFALMWTVGKDGQVKVGLRSQRGYDCSVLATRMGGGGHAQACGFRMGRDRLPELLAGVFQSDTPAQG
- a CDS encoding glycine zipper family protein; translation: MPAIHPFRPGCKAPARLACTGLLAAALALAGCASAVPAPPSADPAEVQRHAADLAECQRYAQQIGVVIETLDGMLTGALVLASLAWSAGGSHDAVRDWAVAGGALGATQGLQPLERRRRAVDSCMQARGHAAGPYPGAPLPPPPAEPAPGTVTGPALPAIALGVDSFSAQQLARAQACSAQPVAALAAKGPGFETYTVACDSGDALAIRCEFGNCRVLR